The following proteins come from a genomic window of Zygotorulaspora mrakii chromosome 8, complete sequence:
- the SHE4 gene encoding She4p (similar to Saccharomyces cerevisiae SHE4 (YOR035C); ancestral locus Anc_5.627) gives MSLPSDIEELCSRLEKGVKVTDVEEYNSLVKDILCCDNSKELFKTVTPEKVEEVLTRAYQDYSESRSVLVNQVQSSVPRALTIFEALSPQSVYILAGCFSDVESSYKILEELKTRIHYGEDFHVKYLLNVTLQLLSKFDYSFDKIAFLVDELCERGRENEIRPLMLVVFSMLEKKFEKDFDQKFLKEMDSLVMESEADVGNDPLESIINILMELYPVLTSLCSEVFLGERLVKQFKRKVLVQDDEDFTKNLLKLFSIACIDENVRVYISEHYISLLEQSIKIKAYTVLTTLVLVKTWSFAKLQNVSINALAEILIDVIMTMDIDVCKDEELSASIEGLAYLSLKTSVKQSLRKKKRVCNQLAALAKAENMNSDSYGSLVVLGNLSVYPEDKKDGSSLEPKAMRDLKSYSDLKSPIDSNGGSNVKETKEEVLQFNTEYIVKEQVLSALCAKFGGLSHGSKQQVIRLIYNVTRDRTCIDDCIKQGCITSVLEYMVNNQSSKDIVKVYAARALAKMLIYTNPSLIFNKYSPVNAIGPLFELIPKVAPNAQDESFDSDLLTVVDTYEALLALTNLASTEGSQGEEVCKRIATNDEFWSMIENLMLDENTVLQRSTLELIGNLMSNPLPIAAKFFNFENPRSVKNFNVLVKLLDLNDLPSQRAVTAIFANIATSVPFIAVELSKQQELIDRMIDLFAEQWEDEELSHRLIIFFYAIMDELPAEDSYLSGNNRLKECLERAQKLTNRDPQVSEMLSIVLSKFKV, from the coding sequence ATGAGTTTACCATctgatattgaagaattgtGCTCTCGTTTGGAGAAGGGAGTTAAAGTGACCGATGTTGAAGAATATAATAGCCTAGTTAAGGATATCCTATGCTGCGATAATAGTAAAGAGCTTTTCAAGACTGTTACGCCGGAGAAGGTGGAAGAGGTTTTAACCAGAGCATACCAAGACTATTCTGAGTCTAGGAGTGTGCTTGTAAATCAGGTTCAAAGCTCAGTACCTAGGGCTTTGACAATATTTGAAGCGCTATCACCTCAGTCCGTGTATATTCTGGCAGGCTGCTTCTCTGATGTGGAGAGTTCCTACAAAATTTTAGAAGAGCTTAAAACGCGGATCCATTACGGCGAGGATTTCCATGTGAAATACCTTTTGAATGTAACCTTGCAGCTGTTGAGTAAGTTTGATTACTCCTTCGACAAAATTGCATTCCTGGTCGATGAGCTATGtgaaagaggaagagaaaaTGAGATCAGGCCCCTTATGCTTGTCGTGTTCTCGATGcttgaaaagaagttcGAGAAAGACTTCGATCAAAAGTTTCTAAAAGAAATGGACTCCTTGGTGATGGAGTCAGAGGCTGACGTTGGCAATGATCCATTGGAAAGTATCATTAATATTCTAATGGAGTTGTATCCTGTGCTAACAAGTTTGTGCTCCGAAGTCTTCTTGGGGGAGCGATTAGTTAAGCAGTTCAAAAGGAAAGTGCTTGTCCAGGACGATGAAGACTTCACCAAGAATCTACTCAAATTGTTCAGTATCGCCTGTATCGATGAGAATGTCAGAGTGTATATTTCTGAACACtatatttctcttttggaaCAATCGATCAAAATCAAGGCATATACTGTGTTAACTACTCTGGTATTAGTGAAAACATGGTCATTTGCCAAGCTGCAAAATGTTTCGATTAATGCGTTGGCAGAGATACTGATTGATGTCATTATGACTATGGATATCGACGTTTGTAAGGATGAAGAACTAAGTGCCAGTATTGAAGGGTTGGCTTATTTAAGTCTAAAAACATCGGTCAAACAATCgttgagaaagaaaaaaagagtatGCAATCAACTGGCAGCACTCGCTAAAGCGGAAAATATGAATTCTGACTCTTATGGAAGTCTTGTTGTATTAGGCAATTTGAGCGTTTACCCTGAGGACAAGAAAGATGGTTCCTCTTTGGAACCAAAAGCCATGAgagatttgaaatcataTTCTGATCTCAAGAGTCCTATCGATAGTAATGGTGGGAGCAACGTAAAAGAAACCAAAGAGGAAGTTTTACAATTCAATACAGAGTACATTGTGAAAGAACAGGTTCTTTCCGCTCTTTGTGCGAAATTCGGAGGTTTAAGCCACGGTTCGAAGCAACAGGTGATAAGGTTGATTTACAACGTGACACGAGATCGCACATGCATCGATGATTGTATAAAACAGGGCTGCATAACGTCAGTTTTAGAGTATATGGTCAACAACCAAAGCTCCAAGGACATTGTAAAAGTATATGCAGCTAGAGCCTTGGCCAAGATGCTGATCTATACAAATCCTTCCCTGATTTTTAATAAATACTCTCCTGTAAATGCTATTGGCCCATTGTTTGAGTTAATACCCAAAGTCGCTCCAAATGCTCAAGACGAATCGTTTGACTCTGATCTCCTCACCGTAGTAGATACCTACGAAGCCCTGCTCGCATTAACAAACTTAGCATCAACCGAAGGCTCCCAAGGGGAAGAGGTTTGTAAGCGTATCGCAACCAATGACGAATTTTGGTCAATGATAGAAAATTTAATGTTAGATGAGAATACTGTACTTCAAAGATCAACATTGGAATTAATAGGTAATCTAATGAGCAACCCATTACCAATCGCGgcaaaattcttcaatttcgaAAATCCACGAAGTGTGAAGAATTTTAATGTTCTGGTCAAACTTCTCGATTTAAATGATTTGCCTTCCCAAAGGGCCGTAACTGctatttttgcaaatattgCAACATCTGTTCCTTTCATTGCTGTAGAGCTGTCTAAGCAACAGGAGCTTATAGATAGAATGATCGATTTGTTCGCAGAACAGTGGGAAGACGAAGAGCTGAGCCACAGGCtaatcatttttttttatgcCATTATGGATGAGTTGCCTGCTGAGGACTCATACTTGTCAGGTAACAACAGGCTTAAAGAATGTCTGGAGAGGGCTCAAAAACTCACAAACCGAGATCCCCAGGTTTCAGAAATGCTCTCCATTGTGCTTTCAAAGTTCAAAGTATGA
- the PEX10 gene encoding ubiquitin-protein ligase peroxin 10 (similar to Saccharomyces cerevisiae PEX10 (YDR265W); ancestral locus Anc_5.628) has protein sequence MTSRSDPREMKPPDYDQSTLLLPFADAPSIVQAHQKDKQTEAILSVKLERFFRSLKGQLFTNACTEEISIVAKLMYFGLTTLAGSKTLGEEYVDLVYVSRTGKELVKRYKKLLFVLSYALGPLVVSRILRRWGSGSDDSDSKDKTYSYRRILDIFLNVHLVLFYFSGSYYDVIKRILGMRYAIGHKVNPNEAKFRTSNSNTYKFLGHILLLKVASEKLPATLQYLKKLLVSEGTDSANDMKVCGGNGVDASHYYIKGIPDESRLSHIDLSDKSQLPFIPEVSRTCILCLNLMVDPSCTPCGHLFCWNCIVSWCKERAECPLCRQKSHPQQVLSIR, from the exons ATGACTTCTAGATCTGATCCACGTGAGATGAAACCTCCTGATTACGATCAATCAACACTTTTATTGCCGTTTGCCGATGCCCCCAGTATAG TACAAGCGCACCAAAAGGATAAACAAACGGAGGCTATTCTTTCTGTGAAGCTGGAGAGGTTCTTCAGAAGTTTAAAAGGGCAACTGTTTACAAATGCATGTACCGAGGAGATTTCCATTGTGGCAAAACTGATGTATTTTGGGCTGACTACCCTCGCAGGCAGCAAGACTTTGGGCGAGGAGTATGTGGATCTTGTCTATGTGAGCCGCACGGGAAAAGAACTGGTAAAACGGTACAAGAAACTATTGTTTGTTCTGTCGTATGCCTTGGGACCTCTTGTCGTGAGCAGGATTCTTAGAAGGTGGGGTTCTGGCAGCGATGATAGTGATTCCAAAGATAAGACGTATTCATACAGAAGAATATTGgatatctttttgaatgtaCATCTGGTACTGTTTTACTTCAGTGGTTCGTATTACGATGTCATCAAGAGAATATTGGGTATGAGATATGCAATAGGGCACAAAGTCAACCCCAATGAAGCTAAATTCAGGACTTCAAACTCTAATACTTACAAGTTCCTGGGTCATATACTGCTTTTAAAGGTAGCAAGTGAGAAACTACCAGCTACTTtacaatatttgaagaaactcTTGGTGTCGGAAGGCACTGATAGTGCGAATGATATGAAAGTGTGCGGAGGAAATGGCGTAGACGCATCACACTATTATATTAAGGGGATACCGGATGAATCTCGATTGTCGCATATAGATCTATCCGACAAGTCTCAATTACCTTTCATTCCCGAGGTCTCTAGGACATGCATTTTGTGTTTGAACTTAATGGTAGATCCAAGCTGTACACCATGCGGTCACTTATTTTGTTGGAACTGTATAGTTAGCTGGTGTAAGGAAAGGGCCGAATGTCCGTTGTGTCGTCAAAAGTCGCATCCACAGCAAGTTTTGTCCATTCGATAG